A region of Epinephelus fuscoguttatus linkage group LG1, E.fuscoguttatus.final_Chr_v1 DNA encodes the following proteins:
- the abhd14b gene encoding protein ABHD14B yields MSAVKMTEGSVQVEICKASLFYRQSEPASGEVRMSVLLLHGIRFSSENWLNIGTLETLAKAGCRAVAIDLPGLGQSKSAVAPAAVGELAPAGFLKEVCEQLSLSPVVVISPSLSGMYSLPFVHQHQALVRAYIPVAPICTDKFTAEQYQSVKVPSLIVYGDQDTQLGEVSLNNLSNLANHRVVVMKGAGHPCYLDDPDTWHKALIDFLNTL; encoded by the exons ATGTCAGCTGTTAAGATGACAGAGGGGAGTGTGCAGGTGGAGATCTGCAAAGCCTCGTTGTTCTACAGACAGAGTGAACCTGCCTCGGGGGAGGTGAGGATGTCAGTTTTACTCCTTCACGGCATCCGTTTCTCATCAGAAAACTGGCTCAACATCGGCACTCTGGAGACTCTGGCCAAAGCAGGCTGCCGTGCCGTCGCCATCGACCTGCCAG GACTCGGTCAGTCTAAGTCAGCCGTGGCCCCAGCAGCGGTTGGAGAACTGGCCCCTGCAGGTTTCCTGAAAGAGGTGTGTGAGCAGCTGAGCCTGAGCCCGGTGGTGGTGATCAGCCCCTCCCTCAGCGGGATGTACTCCCTCCCCTTCGTCCACCAGCACCAGGCTCTGGTACGAGCCTACATCCCTGTAGCTCCCATCTGCACTGACAAATTTACAGCGGAGCAGTACCAGAGTGTAAAG GTCCCATCGCTGATTGTGTACGGCGACCAGGACACTCAACTCGGAGAAGTGTCACTGAACAACCTGAGCAATCTGGCCAATCACAGGGTGGTGGTGATGAAAGGAGCCGGTCACCCCTGTTACCTGGACGACCCAGACACTTGGCACAAAGCTCTCATTGACTTCCTTAATACGCTGTGA